A single Lactuca sativa cultivar Salinas chromosome 8, Lsat_Salinas_v11, whole genome shotgun sequence DNA region contains:
- the LOC111897077 gene encoding putative clathrin assembly protein At5g57200 has protein sequence MKTLMVFHRILREGDPSFREELLIHSRRRHIFQIQDFRDDSSQLAWDCSSWLRTYATFLEERLECYRIVGFDIETERLTTAPGINKAYSRTRLMNIDELLEQLPAMQQLLYRLFSCQPEGAAYHNQLIPHALALVIKESLKIYCVINDGIIRLVELFFDLGKDEAIAAINIYKRSVKQTEQLGEFYNLGKHMRLSMNIQFPTLTQPPPSFLATMEEYVKGISSNGSDSDKKLEHDQDVAKETMEPVTQEIKEIENAEVLQDQEPELKHIRKVEEEVLPLIVIDDDDPPGLDEADPNKLEIEDNDASILALAIVQPSIPSDLTCSKTENTSSWELALVPSTSNYPNNTSPISHTKMGGGFDRLLLYSLYEDDMAKKQMQTGCNPGYQYGMQHESFQYHHPLPQQDQMKVVMQQQQYNINQVSYQQQYQEQYHQQCYQQRQHNNIFVPYNQQQSQPSNRSAQQSMPNQRPNHFGDGIDCPHGNRALI, from the exons ATGAAGACATTAATGGTGTTCCATAGGATTTTACGGGAGGGTGATCCTAGTTTTAGAGAAGAGTTGCTAATTCATTCTCGTCGGCGACACATTTTCCAAATTCAAGATTTCAGAGATGATTCGAGCCAGCTTG CTTGGGATTGTTCTTCATGGCTTCGAACGTATGCCACATTTCTTGAAGAACGATTAGAGTGTTACAGAATCGTGGGATTCGACATTGAAACCGAGCGTTTAACAACAGCTCCAGGAATCAACAAG GCATATAGTAGAACACGACTCATGAACATTGACGAACTACTAGAACAGCTACCTGCAATGCAACAACTTCTCTATCGTCTCTTCTCTTGCCAG CCTGAAGGAGCAGCTTATCATAACCAGCTTATACCACATGCATTAGCTCTTGTAATCAAAGAAAGCTTGAAAATCTATTGTGTAATCAATGACGGCATAATCAGACTCGTCGAATTG TTCTTCGACCTGGGGAAGGACGAAGCTATTGCCGCTATAAACATTTACAAGAGATCTGTAAAACAG ACCGAACAACTTGGGGAGTTCTACAATCTGGGTAAACATATGCGTCTTTCAATGAACATCCAGTTTCCAACATTGACTCAG cCTCCACCTTCGTTTCTTGCTACAATGGAGGAATATGTGAAAGGAATTTCTTCGAATGGTTCTGATTCGGATAAGAAACTG GAGCATGATCAAGATGTCGCAAAAGAAACCATGGAACCTGTAACTCAAGAAATCAAAGAAATTGAAAACGCAGAGGTACTGCAAGATCAAGAACCAGAACTGAAGCATATACGGAAGGTAGAGGAGGAAGTTCTACCACTCATAgtcattgatgatgatgatcCTCCA GGTTTGGATGAAGCAGATCCAAACAAGTTAGAAATAGAGGATAACGATGCATCGATATTGGCTCTTGCCATTGTTCAACCTAGTATACCATCAGATCTAACATGTTCTAAAACCGAAAACACCTCAAGCTGGGAGCTTGCACTCGTGCCCTCAACAAGTAATTACCCTAATAACACCAGTCCTATATCACATACCAAAATG GGTGGTGGTTTCGATAGGCTACTATTGTACAGTTTATATGAAGACGACATGGCTAAGAAGCAAATGCAAACAGGTTGTAACCCTGGTTATCAATATGGCATGCAACACGAATCATTTCAATACCACCATCCTCTACCACAACAAGATCAGATGAAGGTCGTGATGCAACAACAACAATATAACATAAACCAGGTGTCATACCAACAACAATATCAAGAACAATATCACCAACAATGTTATCAACAACGACAACATAATAACATCTTTGTTCCATATAATCAGCAACAATCACAACCGTCGAATCGGTCTGCACAACAATCGATGCCGAATCAAAGACCGAACCACTTTGGAGATGGAATCGACTGTCCACATGGGAATCGTGCATTGATATAG